Sequence from the Undibacterium piscinae genome:
GTATCGAACTCGATCGTAAGGTCTTGGCTGATATGGCTGTGATGGACAAGCCAGCATTTACTGCGATTGTTAATCAAGTCAAAGCGACACTGGCTGCTTAAGCATGTGTTGGATACGGATTCGCGAATCGCGAATCCGTAAGATAAGCGGGGCAGAGGTTGATTCCTGTGCCCCGTTTTGTTTTGAGTATTTCATTTTCCGTTTCCCGCAATCAGTTGCCCTATTAGTTACCCTTAGTTGGGAAAAATCGCATGAATCCCTTAGATCATCTTGTAACTCAAGCGCGAGCAGACTTTTCTGCCGCCCAAGACGCGGCAGCTTTGGAAAACGCCAAAGCGCTCTACCTTGGAAAAACCGGACAAATTACCGAGCAAATGAAGCTCTTGGGTAAGCTGGCTCCGGATGACCGTAAAGCGCAGGGAGCGATAATTAACGTCGTTAAAGAGCAGATCGAAAACGCTCTGACCGAGCGCCGTGACGCATTGGCCAATGCGCAAATGCAGATGCGCCTTAACGCAGAGGCAATAGACGTTAGTTTGCCTGGCCGTGGTCGTGGCATGGGTGGCGTACATCCTGTTATGCGCACCTGGCAACGTGTTGAAGAGATATTCCGTTCTATCGGTTTTGCAGTGGCAGACGGCCCTGAAATCGAAAATGACTGGACCAATTTTACTGCATTGAATAGCCCGGAAAATCATCCGGCCCGTTCCATGCAAGACACCTTTTATATTGAAGGTAATGATAGCTTAGGTAAGCCATTGTTGCTGCGTACCCATACCAGTCCTATGCAGGTGCGTTATGCGCGTATGCACCAACCACCGATTAAGGTGATCGCCCCTGGCCGCACTTATCGCGTCGATAGCGATGCTACTCACTCTCCGATGTTTCATCAGGTTGAGGGTTTGTGGATAGATGAAAATATTAGTTTCGCTGATCTGAAGGGTGTTTACCTCAATTTCGTCAAAGCCTTTTTTGAAACCGATGACTTGCAAGTACGCTTCCGCCCTTCGTATTTCCCGTTCACGGAACCATCCGCCGAGATCGATATCGCGTTTGGTAGCGGCCCTCTGAAAGGCCGCTGGTTGGAGGTTTCCGGTTCAGGTCAGGTGCATCCTTCCGTGATTAGGAACATGGGTTTAGATCCTGAAAAATATATAGGTTTTGCTTTTGGTTCAGGTTTGGAGCGCCTCGCTATGTTGCGTTACGGGATCAGCGATTTGCGTTTGTTCTACGAAGGTGACTTGCGTTTCCTGAAGCAATTCAATTAAAACGTCTAAATTTATTCGGAGAAGCATTTGCTTCTCCGTTCAACGATTACCTCGTACCTTAGGTACATACTCACGGTTGAATTATGCAATTTTCTGAAAACTGGCTACGCACCATGGTTGATCCGAAGATGACTTCGGATGAATTGGCACACTTGTTAACCATGTCGGGACTCGAAGTGGAAGAGGTCGAAGAAGTCGCCCCTCCGTTTAATAATGTCGTTGTCGCTGAAATCCGCGAAATTATTAAGCACCCAGATGCCGACAGGCTCAATGTTTGCCAGGTTAACGTTGGTACCGGCACTTTGTTGAACATCGTTTGTGGAGCCCCGAATGTGCGGGTTGGCATGAAAGTTCCTTGTGCGATGGCCGGAGCTATTTTACCTCCGGGTGCAGATGGCAAACCATTTGAAATCAAGGTTGGAAAACTGCGCGGCGTGGAATCGCAAGGCATGCTGTGCTCAGCGCGTGAACTGAAATTATCGGAAGAAAATGCCGGTCTGATGGAGCTTCCGGAAGATGCCCAGGTCGGGCAGAATTTCCGCGATTATTATCAGTTAAATGATCTTAAGTTCACCATTAAACTCACTCCGAACAAGGCTGATTGCTTGTCCGTTCTGGGAGTGGCGCGTGAAGTGTCTGCGTTGACGGGAACACCGTTGACTTTGCCGGAAACGCATATTGCGGCGGTTAGCCTGCAAGACAAATTGCCGGTAAAAATTTCCGCTCCTGACTTGTGCGGGCGTTTTAGCGGTCGCATTATTCGTGGTGTTAACGCCAAGGCTCCGACCCCGGACTGGATGAAGCAAAGGTTGGAACGCAGTGGGCAACGTCCGATTTCTGCATTGGTAGATATTTCCAATTATGTCATGCTGGAAATGGGCCGTCCTAGCCACGTGTTTGATCTGGATAAAATTCATGGCGGACTGGAAGTGCGTTGGGGTAAGAGCGGCGAATCATTGAAACTGCTGAACGGCAATACGGTTGCCGTTGATGAGTGGATAGGCGTGATTTCGGATGAAAAGGAAATCGAATCTCTGGCTGGCATTATGGGGGGTGACTCTACTGCAGTTAGTCTCGACACCCAGAACATCTACCTCGAAGCGGCATTCTGGTGGCCGCAAGCGATACAGGGGCGTGCACGCAAATTTAATTTTTCAACTGATGCTGCGCATCGTTTTGAGCGCGGCGTGGATTTCGCTACAACGGTTGAGCATCTGGAACGTATCACTAGTCTCATCGTTGAAATTTGCGGTGGTGCCGCAAACGTAAAGGTTGGCCCGGTTGACGATCATATCGTTAATTTGCCACAGCGTCCTGCCGTAAAAATGAGAACTGCACGTGCGGTTAAAGTGATAGGTGTGGCGCTGACAGATGAACAGATCGCCGATATCTTTACTCGTCTGGGCTTACAATTTACGCAGGAGCCAGGTTTGTTCTCAGTGACACCTCCGTCTTATCGCTTCGATATTGAAATCGAAGAGGATTTGATTGAGGAAGTTGTGCGCGTTTATGGTTTTGAGAATATCCCGTCCTTGCCCCCGGTAGCGCCGAATGCAATGCTGATTGAGCCGGAAAATCGCCGTTCTTTATTTACGCTACGCAGACAAATAGCGGATCTGGATTATCAAGAGGTAGTCAATTACAGTTTTGTAGAAGAAGTATGGGAAAAAGATTTTGCCGGCAATGATGCGCCAATTAAATTGCAAAATCCTATTTCCAGCCAGATGAGCGTGATGCGCACCAGCCTGATCGCTAGCTTGGTTGCCAATGCGCGTTACAACCTGAATCGCAAAATCGGACGCATACGGATTTTTGAGATTGCCGCCGTATATCTGAAAAATGCCGCTATCCCTGACGGTCCGTTGACGGTTGCCGGTTATGATCAGCCTAAGCGACTCGCTTCTCTCGCTTATGGTCCTTGCGCTGAAGAGCAATGGGGTCAGGCTAGCCGGAACGTTGACTTCTTTGATGTCAAGGCCGACCTTGAAGCTTTGTTTGCGCCAAAAGTGCTGCGTTTTGTGAAAGCAGAGCATGTCGCCTTGCATCCTGGTCGCTCGGCCCAGATTGAATGTGACGGTCAGGTTGTCGGTATCATCGGTGAATTGCATCCGCGTCTGCAGCAAAAATACGATTTGCCTTTGGCTCCGGTGGTATTTGAGGTTGATGCTGCGGCCTTGCAAACGATTACTGTGCCGGTTTACCAGGAGACTTCGAAGTTTCAGGCGGTCAGTCGAGATCTTGCTTTGGTTGTCAAGAATTCGGTGGCGGTACAGTCCTTGTTGGATGTCTTTCATACCGAAGTGAAACGCAATGAAGCTTGTAAAATTGTGCAAGCTATTGTTTTGTTTGATGAATATCGTGGCAAAGGACTGGAGTCTGATGAGAAAAGTCTTGCTTTCCGCTTTAGCTTACAAGATACTCAGAGTACCTTGCAGGATGAAAAAGTGGATGCTGCCATGGCTGCTTTAGTTCTCGCCGTAAATGATAAAATTGGCGCCAGACTGCGTTAATTGCCCTAATCAAGTAATGACCTGTACTCCACATCGCAGGTCATTGCTTTGAATACTAGTAAGTAGGAATAAAATAATGAATGATGTGACTTCCGCTGAACTTCAATCGATTCTTGATGCAGATCTGAATCGGGCGATGCGTGAAGCAAAAGTACGTTTGCAGGCTGAAAAAGAATTGCCGACGCTGACTAAGGCGGAATTGGCAGAGCTTCTTTTTGAGCAGGTTGGCTTGAACAAGCGCGAAGCTAAAGATATGGTTGAAACTTTTTTTAGTGAAATTCGTGATGCGCTTGAGCGCGGGGAAGCTGTGAAATTGTCTGGCTTTGGAAACTTCCAATTGCGCGACAAGCCTCAGCGCCCCGGACGTAATCCTAAAACTGGTGAAGAGATCGCGATTACCGCACGTCGAGTCGTTACTTTTCATGCCAGCCAGAAGTTAAAAGGTATGGTCGATGATGTAAGTAGTCGTCCAATCTCGCACTCAGCCTGATTTCTTTCGTATGAGCGAACTTAATATAGAAACGATAGTGTTGCCTCCGATACCGGCGAAACGTTACTTCACGATTGGGGAAGTCAGTGATTTGTGCGGCGTTAAGCCCCATGTTCTGCGTTATTGGGAGCAGGAGTTCACGCAACTGAAACCGGTTAAACGTCGTGGTAACCGTCGCTATTATCAGCACCATGAGGTACTGTTGATTCGCAGGATACGGGAGTTGTTATATGCTCAAGGCTTCACTATCAATGGTGCCCGCAATAAGCTGAGCATGCCAAATAGTATTGTCAATGCACCGCAAGAAGAGCTGACAGCGCATTTGAGCCTGTTTCAGATCAAAGAGGAGCTGACCTCTATTTTGTCTTTACTTAAGCCCTCATAGTTTGATTAGCTCTGTCGATTATTGCCGGTAGGTGTCGATGTGGCGTATTTTGCAAAAGCAAGAGATGCCAACTTTACTTGAATAGTAAGGAAATTTTAGGGATATCTTGCATATTTGTTGTATGCTATAGGATTGAAACAACGGCGCTACGCCTATTATGCAAGAGCACTCTAGTAAGGTCAGCACATCTGACCTTAAACCACACAGGTCATTGTTTGAACGTTTGACCGCCTTTATTTCTCCCGAACCTGAGAATCGCGCTGAATTGCTGGAAGTTTTGCATGACGCGCAAGAACGTAATTTGATTGACGCTGATGCTTTGGCGATGATTGAGGGCGTGTTTCAGGTATCTGATTTGTCCGCCCGTGACATCATGATTCCGCGTTCTCAAATGGACGTGATTGATATCTCCAAGCCTATTGCAGAATGGATGCCGGAAGTTTTAGCGACCGCGCACTCCCGCTTCCCGGCCGTCGATGGCGATCGCGACAAAGTAATTGGTGTCTTGCTCGCCAAGGATTTGTTGCGTTACTACGCCGAAGAAAGTTTCGATGTACGTAAAATGTTGCGTCCGGTTGTGTATATTCCGGAGTCGAAACGTCTGAATATTTTACTGCGTGACTTTCGAGCTAACCGTAATCACATGGCGATGGTGGTCGATGAATACGGTGGGGTCGCCGGTCTGATTACGATAGAAGACGTGCTTGAGCAAATTGTCGGTGATATCGATGATGAGTACGATTTCGATGAGGAAGAAGACAATATTCTGGCCCTGGATAATAACGGCAACGGTAAACGCTGGCGCATCAAGGGCATCACGGAAATTGAGCATTTTAACCAGGTTCTCGGCGCCAGTCTTTCTGATGATAATGCTGAAACCATAGGCGGCTTGGTCTCCAATCATTTGCAATGTGTTCCGCACAAGGGTGACGCTTTCGATATAGCTCAGTTCCACTTCGAAGTTTTGCGCGCTGACGCCAGACAGGTTCAGATGGTTCATTTTTGCTAAGAACGTTGCAAGTTCCAGGTAAGCTAATGCTGCCAGTCGCAAGTAGCGTATTGTAATCTAGGCATTGACGCATGATGGTCACGCAATCGGTTTCAAGCGCGTGCGCGGGTGGTACCGCATATCCAGGCACAGGCTTTTCTATACGACAGCAGTTTGGCTCGCATGGCATAGGTCGGCCCGCTTGAGCGGCTCGTCTATGCTGGTCGATCTTCTTTGGTGCTGCGGTGCTCGCGATTACCCGAGATAATAAATCTGATTGAGTGCGTACAAAATTTTCTCGCCTACCGCTTCTGCTTGGCTTGCCGCATCCAAAGCACTTTCACTTAAATTCTCCTGAGCATGACAACAAACTCATCACCACGCCAAACGTGCCACGGTGTCGCCCTCGCGTGTGCAATCCGCTAAACGGCTAGCCACCTGTTTGAGTAAAAGATCGCCCTTGTCATGCCCCATGGTGTCGTTAAGCGTCTTGAAATTATCCAGATCAACAAATAGTAAGGCTCCCTTGCGTTGATGTCGTGTGCCTGCCGCCAAGGCTTGCTCTAGTCTGTCGAGTAAGAGCCTGCGGTTCGGTAGTGACCTGAGCTTGCAGTGAGCGGATCATAAAACGCCAGATTTTGAGCGGCTCGTCTATTCTCTGCGATTTTGCGGGTGGTGAATCTGATTGAGTCGTATAAAACTTCCCACATAAATTGGGTGTGCAATCCGCTAAAACCTGTTTGAGTACATGCCCCATGGTGTCGTTAAGCGTCGGCGCTATGTCTGTGCCTGCCACCAAGGCTTGGTCTAGTCCATTCAGGAAATAGCTCGCCGCTCTTACGGCGATTCCACGGCGTCCAAATTTCCCCTTGCCAGGTTCCAGTACGCAGCATGCTGTCCGACATCGCTTCATAAAAAGCGTCATCATGTACGCCTGATTTGAGCAAGCGCGGAGTTTTCCCAACGATTTCGTCTGCCGGGTAGCCGGTAATCTCAGTAAATGCCCGATTAATGCGCAGGATAGTCCGCTCTGCATCCGTGACAAACATGCCTTCTTGGGATTCAAATGCGGTGGCTGCGATGCGCAAAGCCTGCTCATTTTTTTTGCGCTCACTGATATCATTCCATGCAACATAGACCGCCTCAGCACCATCGAAGATGATAGACGTTCCTTGCGCCTCGACGTCGATCGCTTGGCCATCTAACTGTAAAAACTTCATTTCCATCATGTTCGCTACTGTATGATTTTCCTTGATGTTTTTGATTCTAGAAAGCACGATATGATGGAAGTCAGGATGAATGATGTCCAAAATAGGCCTGCCGACCAACTCTTCGGCGCGGGTTGCGCCTAGCATTTTGATGGCAGCTGGATTCACATAAATCAGGCGCCCATCTCTATGCACATTAATGCCTTCCGGTGACCATTCAACCAGTACGCGATGCCGTTCCTCACTCTCTTGCAGTGCGGCTAAAGTACGTTTTCGCTTGGTAATGTCATGAATGAAGGTGTGGAAGGCGAGTTTGCCATCGTAAGTGATGGAGGTACTTTGCACTTCTGCGATCAAAGGCGTACCGTCCAGTTTTAACAATACTTCCTCCGTCATTGCTGTGCTGCTGCCATGCTTGGAGATGCTTTGAGCGCGCACATAAGCCATTTCATGAAAGTCGGGGTGCAGTAGATCGAGCACAGATCTGCTTAGCAACGCCTGTTCGCTATCAGCACCGAATAAGTGAATTGCCGCCGGATTCGCGTATTTTAGTTTGTTATCACTATGTATGATAATCGCTTCGGGTGTCCATTCCACCAGCGCACGATGGCGCTCTTCGCTCTCTTGCAAAGCACTCTCTATACGCTTACGTTCAGTAATATCACGTGACAGCACAATAAAGCTTGGCTCTTCGTTCTCGATGCGGGTTTTTCGCGCGACCGAGAGTTCGAACCATTTTTCACCGTGTTGTAAATTTAATGCAATTTGCTTTCCAGTTGAAAAGCCGATTTCATGCGCTTGCTGTAGCGCCGCCATGACGGTTGATGCAGCAGGTTCGGGAAGTACTTCGCTGATTAAATGTCCGATTAAGTCTTGTGGCGGTGCTGCCAATAAATCGACGCGTGGCGAATGATAGGATTGATAGCGACCGTCAAGTCCAAGCTCGAACAGCAAATCGGGAATTGCGTCTAGCGTCGCTTGTAGTTTGGCCTCGCTCCTTTGTTGTGCCTGTTGGATGCGTTTGCGTTCACTGATGTCACGAATTGTTCCTTGTATGATGAGGTGTCCATTGACTTCCATGCGACTGAGTAAAACCTCGGCGATGAAGCTCTTCTTGCTGTCCAGGCGCAGATGTAAGCATTCAAACACGATCATGCCCTCTGACATCGCCTGCGCCACTCTTTGATTTGCTAGGCTGATCGAGTCTGTTCCGTCGGTCTGTTTGGCAGGCGAAAGATCGGAGATGTGTCTGGCTATAATTTCGTTGCGGTGGTGTGCGCCGAATAGCCTTAAGGCCGCGGGGTTGCAATCGATGATCGCGCCGTTTTCCAATAAGATTACGGCGTCGGCGGTGGCGTCAAAGAAGATCAGATTACGTTTTTCGGATTTTTGTAGTTCCGCAGTACCCGCGGCAATGCGATCGGCCAGCGTGCTGTGGTCGCGTTGTATGCTGTCTGCCATGCTATTAAAGGCGTCAGATAGAGTGAGTAATTCACGGCTATCACTGGCTTGGCTGATCGCCCTGGCGTTTAGATCCCCTACGCCAAGTTGCTTGGCAGTGTCGGATAAGAGTAGCAATGGTCGCGTTAGTCTATGCGCCACCCAGCGTATCAATAGCAAGGACAGTAAAGTGAGGAGTAGTGCGCTGATGGCAAGCGCATTGAGGTTCTCTTTTAATGCCCCGAGCGCAGCTTCCTTGCTGGCATAGTGGACTAAGGTCCAGACTTGCGAACCGTTTAATTGCAAGCTGCGATAGACTTCCACCAGATCTTTATCGCTGCCATCTTTGCCGGTCAAGGTACCTTCAAAACCTGCAGCTATTTGTGGGTTAAAGACGAATTTTTCTGGCCCCGTATAGGCGGGAAAGCGCGCCAGCAGTTTGCGATCTGGATCAAATAATAAACTGGTCTCTTGATTTGCGTAGTCCTTGCTTTCTTCCCGAAAACTTTCACCTATGAAATTTTGTAAATCAAGAAACGCAATCAGCAGTCCTACCAATTTGCCGTTATGCTCACCATTATTGTCTTCCAGTCGGACCTGCCGGACTATACCTATCGCTGGTTTATTCTCGGGTCCGAGTAATTGTTCCACCATCTCGGATGCACCGATTTGCGCGGCGCGTTTGATCAAAGAAAGATCGTAAAACTGCCGACCGATATCGATAGCCTTGTCGCTGGCGCGTATGGTTCCACTCTCAGGATCGACTAAAAGTAAATGATTATAATGATCAGGGTGGGCTCTTTCTATGCGGTCAACCAAACGTTCGAAATTATTTTGCAGATTACTATCTTGAGTTTCGAGTTGGCTCGCGAGTGAGCGACTTTCAGAGACGACTAAGATACTTCCTCTGCGTTCTCTGAGACTGTTGGAGATCCAGGCTCTTTGTAAGTCTGCCTTTACTTCCAGGATGTGGATAGCTTCAGTTAAGCGTTGATTGCGTGCGCCTACCCAGGCGATTTGAGGAAGTCCAAAATACCAGAGCATTAATAATAGCCAGATCGCGGCTAAAAATAAGATACCAAAATATCCCGCAATTCTGCTTGAAAAAGAAGTATTCATCAGCGTGTCGCGCTTACTCGCGGTAATCGTAGCGATTAACTTGAAACTTCTTTCGATCACTCATCACCGTGATGAGACCATCATAATTGAAGGCCTCCGCTAAATTCTGTTGGTTTGCCGATTTTGGAATTTTTCCTAAATTGGCTAAGAATAGAAATTCGGCATTGAGAGGCGGTGCGCTAGGATTTTTTAGTATGCTCGGTGCGGAAGGAATGTCGAGAATCTCACGTCTGGTAATACCGCTGATTTGTGCCACGCTCAGACTCGTGGATTTGCCAGAAAAAGCCTGCGCATCGGCCATCGCCCATGTTGCGGCCATCTCAAGATGTTGTTGCGAACGGCGCATCCATTCGATAGCGCGTAATAATCCTGCCACCAAATGTAAAGCAGCCTGGGGCGATTGTTTTACAAATTCTTTTCCTATCTACTGATGCCACGAAAAGCAATATGGTTTTTTTCGCTCTGGCTTAAAGCCAGGGTGGGGCCTGGTTCCCAAGCAGCAAAGGCATCGATCTCGCCGCGCGCTAAGGCTTCTATGGCGTCTGACGCAGACTCACTTGAGTCTCGCTGGCGAAGTCCCTGCAGCAAGGTATGGTGTCGAGGCGATCCGTTTGCCGACCAGGTCACCTTGGCTGCTGTCTTTGGCGACGATGTAGCTTTGCTTTACTAATCCGACTATCCAGACCTGTTGGCAGCGCTTATTTGTCACCCTTTCACGACTGGTGTCGGCACCGGAGTGGCTGCGGCGGCATCTGCAGTTGCTGTATTCCGCTTTTCGAGTCACTACTGCTGGCGTAGTTTGCAAAATACTCTTCGGCGGCGAGTGCCGTGGGCGGGCTTAGCGCAAGTATGCTGGCGGCTGGTAGCGCAAATTTCTGAGCCGCAGAGTGAGGATGCGAGGCGGCTGGCAGTTGGACACAGCGCGGTCGCGTCATTGAGCAAGAACATTGCTCGCTCTTGCCTATCGCTGATTTGCTAGGTGCGGGTGCGACGGCGCGGTATTTCTCCCAATCGGAGTAACCACCGACGTATTCTTTCCAGTTGCCTTCGCCTTCGGACGCGATCACTTGCGTGACGACATTGTCGAGGAAAGTTCTATCATGGCTGACCAGGAACACGGTGCCATCATAGTTTTCCAGCAATTCTTCCAGCAATTCCAGGGTTTCGATATCCAGATCATTGGTCGGTTCATCGAGTACCAGGACATTGGCTGGCTTGGCAAACAGACGCGCCAGCAACAAGCGATTACGCTCGCCACCGGACAATGATTTTACCGGGGAGCGTGCGCGTTCCGGTGCGAACAGGAAGTCGCCCAGATAAGACATCACGTGCTTGCGCTGACCATTGACTTCTACCCAGTCGCTACCCGGAGAAATGGTTTCGGCCAGGCTGTCTTCGTCATTGAGTTGACTACGCATCTGATCGAAGTAAGCGATCTGCAGCTTGGTACCTTGCTTGATGGTACCGCTGTCCGGCTGGTCTTGACCGAGGATCAGTTTCAGCAGGGTAGTCTTACCGGCACCGTTGTGACCGATCAGACCGATCTTGTCGCCGCGCATGATGATGCTGGAGAAGTCGTTGATGATCTTCTTCTCGCCAAAGCTCTTGAAGACGTTTTCCAGTTCGGCCACGATCTTGCCCGAACGCTCGCCTGTGGTGACGTCAAGACGTACCTGGCCTTGCTGTTCGCGGCGCTTGCTGCGCTCTATGCGCAGGTGTTCGAGGCGCTTGACGCGGCCCTCGTCACGCACGCGGCGCGCTTTCACGCCCTTGCGTATCCAGATTTCTTCTTGCGCCAAAAACTTATCAAACTTGGCCGCTTCGACTTCTTCCACTTCCAGCTGCTCTTCTTTGCGTAACTGGTAAGTGCTGAAGTTGCCCGGGAAAGAAGTGATCTTACCGCGGTCGAGTTCTATGATGCGGGTAGTGACGTTATCGAGGAAGCTACGATCATGGGTAATGAACAGTACGCTACCTTTGAAATCGCGCAACAGACCTTCCAGCCACAGGATAGACGAGAAATCCAGATGGTTGGTCGGCTCATCGAGCAGCAGTACGTCTGGCGCGCTGACTAAGGCACAGGCCAGCGCCACGCGCTTTTTCATACCACCGGAGAGCGTGCTCATGACCGCATCTTTAGCCAGGTTTAGCTTGTCGAGTGTGGTCTCTACCGTGTTGTTCAGATTCCAGGCGTCCGCTGCATCGAGCTTGACCTGAATGTCGTGCATGCGTTCCATCAGGGCGTCGTCATTGTCGCCGCCGAACTGGCCGGTGATGGCTTCGTATTCCAGCAACAGCGCAGGCATTTCACCGAGGCCGGAAGCGACTGCATCAAACACGGTTTGATCCGGGTCGA
This genomic interval carries:
- the pheS gene encoding phenylalanine--tRNA ligase subunit alpha gives rise to the protein MNPLDHLVTQARADFSAAQDAAALENAKALYLGKTGQITEQMKLLGKLAPDDRKAQGAIINVVKEQIENALTERRDALANAQMQMRLNAEAIDVSLPGRGRGMGGVHPVMRTWQRVEEIFRSIGFAVADGPEIENDWTNFTALNSPENHPARSMQDTFYIEGNDSLGKPLLLRTHTSPMQVRYARMHQPPIKVIAPGRTYRVDSDATHSPMFHQVEGLWIDENISFADLKGVYLNFVKAFFETDDLQVRFRPSYFPFTEPSAEIDIAFGSGPLKGRWLEVSGSGQVHPSVIRNMGLDPEKYIGFAFGSGLERLAMLRYGISDLRLFYEGDLRFLKQFN
- a CDS encoding phenylalanine--tRNA ligase subunit beta, with amino-acid sequence MQFSENWLRTMVDPKMTSDELAHLLTMSGLEVEEVEEVAPPFNNVVVAEIREIIKHPDADRLNVCQVNVGTGTLLNIVCGAPNVRVGMKVPCAMAGAILPPGADGKPFEIKVGKLRGVESQGMLCSARELKLSEENAGLMELPEDAQVGQNFRDYYQLNDLKFTIKLTPNKADCLSVLGVAREVSALTGTPLTLPETHIAAVSLQDKLPVKISAPDLCGRFSGRIIRGVNAKAPTPDWMKQRLERSGQRPISALVDISNYVMLEMGRPSHVFDLDKIHGGLEVRWGKSGESLKLLNGNTVAVDEWIGVISDEKEIESLAGIMGGDSTAVSLDTQNIYLEAAFWWPQAIQGRARKFNFSTDAAHRFERGVDFATTVEHLERITSLIVEICGGAANVKVGPVDDHIVNLPQRPAVKMRTARAVKVIGVALTDEQIADIFTRLGLQFTQEPGLFSVTPPSYRFDIEIEEDLIEEVVRVYGFENIPSLPPVAPNAMLIEPENRRSLFTLRRQIADLDYQEVVNYSFVEEVWEKDFAGNDAPIKLQNPISSQMSVMRTSLIASLVANARYNLNRKIGRIRIFEIAAVYLKNAAIPDGPLTVAGYDQPKRLASLAYGPCAEEQWGQASRNVDFFDVKADLEALFAPKVLRFVKAEHVALHPGRSAQIECDGQVVGIIGELHPRLQQKYDLPLAPVVFEVDAAALQTITVPVYQETSKFQAVSRDLALVVKNSVAVQSLLDVFHTEVKRNEACKIVQAIVLFDEYRGKGLESDEKSLAFRFSLQDTQSTLQDEKVDAAMAALVLAVNDKIGARLR
- a CDS encoding integration host factor subunit alpha, with amino-acid sequence MNDVTSAELQSILDADLNRAMREAKVRLQAEKELPTLTKAELAELLFEQVGLNKREAKDMVETFFSEIRDALERGEAVKLSGFGNFQLRDKPQRPGRNPKTGEEIAITARRVVTFHASQKLKGMVDDVSSRPISHSA
- a CDS encoding MerR family transcriptional regulator, translated to MSELNIETIVLPPIPAKRYFTIGEVSDLCGVKPHVLRYWEQEFTQLKPVKRRGNRRYYQHHEVLLIRRIRELLYAQGFTINGARNKLSMPNSIVNAPQEELTAHLSLFQIKEELTSILSLLKPS
- a CDS encoding CBS domain-containing protein, with the translated sequence MQEHSSKVSTSDLKPHRSLFERLTAFISPEPENRAELLEVLHDAQERNLIDADALAMIEGVFQVSDLSARDIMIPRSQMDVIDISKPIAEWMPEVLATAHSRFPAVDGDRDKVIGVLLAKDLLRYYAEESFDVRKMLRPVVYIPESKRLNILLRDFRANRNHMAMVVDEYGGVAGLITIEDVLEQIVGDIDDEYDFDEEEDNILALDNNGNGKRWRIKGITEIEHFNQVLGASLSDDNAETIGGLVSNHLQCVPHKGDAFDIAQFHFEVLRADARQVQMVHFC
- a CDS encoding PAS domain S-box protein, with product MNTSFSSRIAGYFGILFLAAIWLLLMLWYFGLPQIAWVGARNQRLTEAIHILEVKADLQRAWISNSLRERRGSILVVSESRSLASQLETQDSNLQNNFERLVDRIERAHPDHYNHLLLVDPESGTIRASDKAIDIGRQFYDLSLIKRAAQIGASEMVEQLLGPENKPAIGIVRQVRLEDNNGEHNGKLVGLLIAFLDLQNFIGESFREESKDYANQETSLLFDPDRKLLARFPAYTGPEKFVFNPQIAAGFEGTLTGKDGSDKDLVEVYRSLQLNGSQVWTLVHYASKEAALGALKENLNALAISALLLTLLSLLLIRWVAHRLTRPLLLLSDTAKQLGVGDLNARAISQASDSRELLTLSDAFNSMADSIQRDHSTLADRIAAGTAELQKSEKRNLIFFDATADAVILLENGAIIDCNPAALRLFGAHHRNEIIARHISDLSPAKQTDGTDSISLANQRVAQAMSEGMIVFECLHLRLDSKKSFIAEVLLSRMEVNGHLIIQGTIRDISERKRIQQAQQRSEAKLQATLDAIPDLLFELGLDGRYQSYHSPRVDLLAAPPQDLIGHLISEVLPEPAASTVMAALQQAHEIGFSTGKQIALNLQHGEKWFELSVARKTRIENEEPSFIVLSRDITERKRIESALQESEERHRALVEWTPEAIIIHSDNKLKYANPAAIHLFGADSEQALLSRSVLDLLHPDFHEMAYVRAQSISKHGSSTAMTEEVLLKLDGTPLIAEVQSTSITYDGKLAFHTFIHDITKRKRTLAALQESEERHRVLVEWSPEGINVHRDGRLIYVNPAAIKMLGATRAEELVGRPILDIIHPDFHHIVLSRIKNIKENHTVANMMEMKFLQLDGQAIDVEAQGTSIIFDGAEAVYVAWNDISERKKNEQALRIAATAFESQEGMFVTDAERTILRINRAFTEITGYPADEIVGKTPRLLKSGVHDDAFYEAMSDSMLRTGTWQGEIWTPWNRRKSGELFPEWTRPSLGGRHRHSADA